TTGAGCCAGAAGAGATAATCAGCAAAGAAAAAATTAGAGAGTATTTTCAACAGCAAATAGATAGGTTGGTAAAGTAGTAGATGGTGAATACTTGGAATTTTTAATCACCCTTTAGGAGATTTTTTGATGGTAATTTTATCGATTTTACTCCTCACCTCCCTTGGTGTGATTGGAGTGCTTTTGTGGCGGTTGCGCCAAGAAAAAGTGGTGCAAAAAGAGCGAGAAGCGGCCATGCTGCACCAAGCGCGGCTTGCGCAGATGGGGGAGATGATGAGCCTCATCGCCCACCAGTGGCGGCAACCTCTCAGTGAGATTTCGGGGATGTTCATGGAGCTTGAAGCGGCCTCGCGGTTTAATAAACTCGACCGCGCCTTGATGGCCAAAACCTCCGCGCGCGCTACAAAACTTTTAGACCACATGTCCCAAACCATCGACGATTTTCGCCATTTTTTCAAACCCTCCAAAGCCAAAGAAGCCTTTGACGTGGAGAGTGTGTGTCAGGAAGCTTTGCTTTTGGCCAAGGCAAGTTTGCGCGCGCAGGGCATTAAAACCGCCTTACATGTAAGGGAATCGTGCAAGGTTGTGGGGTATCCACGCGAGGTGGCGCAGGTGCTGCTTAGCCTGCTGTTAAACGCCAAAGACGCGCTAGTGGAAAGGGAAGTGAAAGAGCCGCAGATTGCCTTACAT
Above is a window of Sulfurospirillum tamanense DNA encoding:
- a CDS encoding sensor histidine kinase — protein: MVILSILLLTSLGVIGVLLWRLRQEKVVQKEREAAMLHQARLAQMGEMMSLIAHQWRQPLSEISGMFMELEAASRFNKLDRALMAKTSARATKLLDHMSQTIDDFRHFFKPSKAKEAFDVESVCQEALLLAKASLRAQGIKTALHVRESCKVVGYPREVAQVLLSLLLNAKDALVEREVKEPQIALHVRLLENAVRISVHDNAGGLDAAVQARLFEPYVSTKAEHGTGLGLYMGKIIVEQSMGGKLWYEQGDAGAVFVMEVARERDDVSA